The genomic segment ACTGTTCTTCAAGAAAGCTGAGGAAATGCTGACCGATGCCCAACTGAACTTTCACAAGCGCACCATCAATAAAAATGATAGGTCGTTCATTACCGACTTTATCATCGATGATAAAAGCCAGTTTACGGTTAAAAATGATAAGGACTTGATATTACCGATGCTTCGGTTTAAAAACTCGTATGACGGTAGTGAAAAGACCTCTGGTCATTTTGGATTTTATAGAGAAGTGTGCTCAAACGGTCTGCACGTTTCACAAGCAGAAATCGAGTTTTCGATTAAGCACAGTAAGAACAATACACATCTTATAATGCCGAGACTAAATAATCTTTTCGATAAGTTTCTGGACAATGAATTCTACACCATTACCAAGAAATTCGATAAGATGAAGGAATTTAAAATCATCGACACTCAGGAATTTGTAAAAGCAGTTCTCGATAAGACAAAGCTATTCAGATACGAGTGTAGCGACAAGAATAGCGACCCTTCAAAAAAGTCTCGTGAAGTCATTAAAATATTGAACTACGAAGCCTTGTTGCTTAATGAAGAACCGAATCTTTGGCTGGGTTACAATGCCTTTAATTCTATACTTCATAATGTATTGAAGAAAAGCTTCGGCCAACAAGAACGGTTGGATAAAAAGCTGTTTGATGAAGTCTATGCTATGGCATAAATTAAATAAAGGTTTGTCCAGTACCTTAAACTGGATGACTAAATATATCACAAGCATTTACTTTCCCACTCAGCACATTCCCCTACATTCCACGCTTACCTGCCGAAAGAGGCAGGCAACCACTTCATTCCGGGAAAAGAGCTTCACTACAAATATATTGGACACAATCCCCAATTTAAGCGAGCCTACGAACATCAACCCTTGCTACATAATTTTAACATCCAAACAAAAAAATTGAAAAAATATTTGCGTAGTTAAATGGCTTCATATATATTTGTAGCCAAATAACTTCATAATGAAATTGAGAAGAGACATATTTCAAGCTATTTCAGACCCTACAAGACGAGCTATTTTGGTTCTGTTAACCTCTCAGACTATGACAGCAGGAGCAATTGCCGAAAACTTTGATGTAGCCAGACCTACCATTTCAAAGCACATTCAGATTTTGAACGAATGTGACCTTGTCAAGGCAAACCAACAAGGGCGAGAAATCTACTACGAGCTAAAAATCGATAAAATGAAAGAAATCGATAAATGGTTGGAACAATTCAGAAAGATTTGGGAAAACCGCTTCGGACAATTGGACAATTTATTATCAACTCTTAAAAATAAAAAAAATGAAAAATGAAATTAAGGTATCTACAACCATACAAGCAGATGTGAAAAAAGTTTGGGATTACTACACTAACCCAAAACACATTGTCAATTGGAACTTTGCAGACCCATCCTGGCATTGCCCGAAAGCTTCCAATGACCTAAAGGTAGGAGGGGAATACAAAGCAAGAATGGAAGCTAAGGATGGAAGTTTCGGATTTGATTTTGAAGCCATCTACACCAAAGTAGCGGAGGGCAAGGAATTTACCTATGAATTTGGAGGTAGGACGGCCAACGTAAAATTTCACAACCGAAATGACCAAACCGAAATCGTGGTTCTCTTTGAACCCGAAAAGGACAATCCCGTTGAAATGCAAAAGGGAGGATGGCAAGCTATCCTCAACAATTTTAAAACCTATACCGAGAATAATTAAAACAAAAAAAATGAAAAATAATCTGTTATTCGACTTTACTGTCGACAAAAAAACAAGTACCGTTTTTGTAAACCGAGAATTTAATGCAGACCAACCAATGGTTTGGGATGCTTTTACAAAACAAGAAATCCTTGACCAATGGTGGGCACCACAACCGTGGAAATCAAAAACAAAGTATATGAACTTTGAAGAAGGCGGACGAAGATTTTACGCAATGGTTGGACCCGAAGGCGAGGAACATTGGTCAATTCAAGACTTTACTTCAATCTCACCCAAGGACAATTTCCAATTCAAAGACGCTTTTGCCGATAAGGACGAAAACATTAATGAACAAATGCCATCTTCAAAATGGAATTTGGATTTTAGCGAAACGGAAGGAGTTACGACGGTAAAGATTTCCATAAAGCACGAAAAACTTGAAGACCTAGAAATGCACATACAAATGGGCTTCAAAGAAGGATTTACAGCAACATTAAACCATTTAGCGAAATTGTTATCAACCTTTAAAAATTAAGATAGTGAAAAAGAACAAAATCATATTTTGGACGGCTACCATCATCATAGCTCTTTGGGAAGCCGTTATGCCAATGAGTACTTGGATTTTTGCACCAGAGTATATGACAATCGGAACAAAAGCTTTGGGCTATCCCGATTATTTCGCATACGCTTTAGCGATAGCAAAAGTCCTTGGAGTTATTGCGATTGGTTACCCAAAAACACCTGAAAAGCTTAAAGAATGGGCATATTCAGGGCTTGCGTTCACACTTATTTTTGCGTTCATAAGTCACGCTTGTGTAGATAAAAACATCGGTTATATGATTATGCCTTTGGCTTTCTTGGGCATACTTGCACTTTCTTACCATTACAAAAACAAAATTCAAACAATAAACTAAAAATCGAAAAAATGGCAAAACAAATCTTTATCAATTTAGCTGTAAAAGACGTGAACAAATCAATGGACTTTTACACAGCATTGGGATTTACAAACAATCCTCAATTTTCAGACGACACCACAAAATGTATGGTTTGGAGTGATACAATTTTCGTAATGTTGATGGCACATGAAAAGTTTTCAACCTTTGCCACCAAGCCAATTGCAGACACAAAAGCAAATATTGCCGGACTTTATTCTTTATCTACCGATAGTGTGGATGAAATGAATGAAATCTTGGAAAACGGATTAAGGGCAGGCGGAAATGAACCAAACGAATTAAGGGATTACGGTTTTATGCAACAACGAACAATCGAAGATTTAGACGGACACACTTGGGAAATGTTCTATATGGATATGTCGAAAATGCCAACGGAATAAAAAACTGCCCACAACAAAGACGTGTATAAGCAATAGCGGTTTAGGTGCGAATCTAAACCGTTTTTCTTTTAATTGAACTTCAAAGATAATGGGCAAATTCAACTTCGCGACCCCCTCAGCACATTCCCCTACATTCCCCGCCTGCCTGCTGAAAAAGGCAGGCAACCACTTCATTTCGGGAAAAGCGCTTCACTACAAATATCTTGGACACAATCCCCAATTTCAGCTTTCCATTCCGTTAACCCTTCCCGGTGCCCTGGAAAGGAACACTTCTTTCCCGAGCTGAAATTGTGAATTAAGTCCGCTTTTCATCGGAAAGCCATCACTTCGGTTTTCTTAACAGGATTTTCGGTGCGGTCTTCTTGAGCCCTCACTCGAAAATCCTTAAAAACCAAACCGCTGTCTTACACATTTTAAGGGGTTTATAATGGATAAAGCCTTTATTGTTTTTCGGGTCGTCGAAAAACAGGCAGTGCATAACCAATTCTAAATTAAACCCAGCCACTCATTTCGCTTAACTGTCGGTACGCTCAAATCGTAACCGGATTTAAAAGAATTCCTAATGCCCTTATGGAACTTGTCAAGACTGTACAAAGTTTTAGTGAAAAATAAGGAATCTACTTCCTTGAAAATCCAAGGATTTTACTACGTCGCAAACACACCTGATTTGTTCCCTAAAAGTCTTGACAAAACCCACTCTATCCATTGTGCGGTGCACGAAAGAAAAGAACAAACACCCCTTAAAATTTAATTTGAATTGAAAAGGGAAATATTAATCAAGCCTGTAAAGGGCATTTAAAACCATTTAGTTATGAGTACTATTAGAAATCACGTACAGTTAATTGGAAACGTTGGTCAAGAGCCAACCATTACGAACCTTGAAAGCGGAAAGAAAGTAGCCCGCTTTTCACTCGCTACAAACGAGTATTACAAAGACAGCAAAGGCGAAAAACAAACGGACACTAATTGGCATACCGTAGTGGCTTGGGGAAAGACGGCTGAAATCGTTGAGAAATTTGTTGAAAAGGGCAAAGAAGTGGGAATCACGGGAAAGTTAAAGACCCGAACCTATACCACCGACGACGGAAACCAACGCTATGTTACGGAAGTTGTAGCCGATGAAATCCTTTTACTTGGAGGTAAAGGCGATAAGTAAACCTAAAATTAAAGAGGGCGTTCCTCTCGAAAGATGCGCCCTCTTTTTCCATTATTCACAATTTAAATATCACAAACAATGAAAGCACAAGTTAACGAAATAAAAGAAAATTTACAGACATTTGGCGGTACAAATTTCTTCTACCAAATACCACTTCTTAAAACTCGGTTTACCGATGGATTGAAATATTTGTCGGAAGTAGCCGAATGTTTTTGGCTTATTACAGACACTTCCATAATTGCAAAAAGTCTGATGAGCAGAAGCGAATTTGTAACCATAGACTTCAAAAGATTATCTGAAGAAAAGCAGGATTTTACAGGCTACGAAGCCGAGATAATTTACACCGACGGTAACGACAATATTTTAGAAAAACACGGCTATCGTACAACTGATTTTCCGCTTGATGAACTGCGGTTATTTTTTGTAAATGACACGCTGATGTTACCTAGCGAATATTAAATTTTGAGGTTATGATTTACATTAAATTTCAAGATTTGAGCGAGGAAAAACAAGAGGAACTTTTTCAGGTTTCTAGAGAACACGTTATACATCTTTTTGGGGAATCTATTCAAAAATATGTTGATGAAACTGGGGCAGATTATAACAAGTTGATAGACGAAGAAATGATTAAGAATCTATACACATACAACTTCGTTTTCAACATCTAATTTCCTAAAGTTAGTTTTTAAGCACCTCTAATGTTAGAGGTGTTTTTGTATGCAATTCATATTCAATTCAAGAAAATAAATGTATCTTTACAATGCTGAAATTCAGCACACAAATTAAAGTAAGGTTATCCAATTTTTGACTTTCGCCGATACCCTTATACATCGAAAAATAACATATCGGAAAATTATTTTCCTAAAACGGCAATCGGTTTTTTAACCAGATTGTATGGATTTTGTCACGCTTGCGCGTGACGAAAAGGAATAGCAAGAGGGTAACACGCTTTGCGATGTTTCGGATTCCTTTTCGTTTCCAAATAGCTGATTACCAGCGATTTGAATATATTTTAATTTCCTGACAATCAACGATTTGCGACAAACGGGCTGAGAACGCCCATTTTTAGGGAAAGTTTTGCGACAAATCGGCGAAATATGGACTCATTTACTGGAATTAGATTTAAAAAAGAAACTGCAAAACGTTTCCAAACATTCTCACGCACATACTTCAAATCGCACACCGAGGCAATGTCCACGATGCTCGATTTTTTCTTCTACAACGAGATTTCCCCAAAAGAAAAATTAGGTCCAACGGGACGCACCATCGAAGCCAAACTCTTAAAAAGAATTAATGCGGTTATCGCCATAATGCGAGATGTAGAAAAGACACAAACCAAACCTACGGTAGCAATGATTCAATCCCTTTTTGAAACAGAAGAACCAACCAAAAAACCGCTAATCGTAGAAAAGAAATATGCCGAAGAAAAGAAAGAAGTGCGCTTTCACGAAAAGCAAAATACAAGTAATCAACTCTAATTTTTTGAATTATGTACATCACAATCACACCTCAAAAATTGGGTAGCAATTATTCACAAAGTTCAGCGGATTTTGTGGGGTATTTAGAGAAAGAAAATCAAGGTTTGGAACAACAGAATATGGAACATTTTTTCAATCAATATGGGGATGAGATTTCTGCTGAAGAAGTGGTAAAAGAGATTGATGGAAACACCGCAAAATTAAAAAAGAAAGAACCTAAATTTTATTCAATTACAGTCAGTCCTTCAAAATATGAATTGCGTAAACTTCAGAATAATAGTCAAGATTTAAAAACCTACACTCGTGAGCTTATGAAGGATTATGTTGCCAGTTTCAATCGTGAAATAAATGGGCGACCTATTACAATTAAGGACATAAAATATTTTGCAAAAATAGAGCATCAACGCACCTTTAAAGGAACAGATTTTCAGATAAAAGAAAACCAGCCATTCGCTACAAAAATATTACAGCTCAAAACGGATATTCGAAATATTCAAGAAGGGCGAGCTGAAGGGAATATTAAAAAAATGAAAAAAGAAATTACCAGACTTGAAAGCCAAGCCCCACATCAACAAAATGGAAAACGGATTGTCCAGGGAATGCGAAAGGATGGAAACCAAAGTCATATCCATATCATCGTGAGCAGAAAGGATGCTTCCAATTCGGTTAGTCTTTCCCCAGGAAGTAAGCACAAAGCTTCAGAAGTTGAAATGCACGGTAAGAATGTAAAACGAGGTTTTGACAGAGATAAATTTTTTGCGAAATCCGAAAAGACGTTTGACAAGACTTTTGGATATAAACGAAACTTTGCCGAGACCTATAAGGCACGAAAGGACTTTGTGAAAAATCCCAAACTCTACTTTGCTGTTTTGATGAAATTACCAGCTAACGAGAAAGCATTGGCTTTCAAAATGATTACAAAAACGGGATTACCAATCGTTCCAAGTATTCCAGTTAGTCAAGCACAAATTGCACTTCGAATTTTCAAACGTTTAAGACGTGGTGCAGAAGTGGCCATAAAATCAAGTTCAATCGGAATCTAATTGATATGCAGATAGATAATGTCATAACAATACTTTTAATTATTGGTCTAGCCAGTACTGTTTTTTATGCGATGTTTCGAGTAAGCAAATATGCTTTTCTTTTAAATATCATAATGCTTTCATTTCTTGTATTCTATCTTTCTGAAGGAAATGAATTAGTATCGATATTATTGTATTTGGTTTGTCCTCTTATGCTAATTAATACAGGACTGTATATTTTTCTACATAAAACTGAAAACGCACAAAATGGAAATACTAAATATCAGGTCAGTTTTTATACTAATAAGGGAAACTTCAAATTAGATAATATTAAACGTGGCGCATCCGTCATCGGATCCGCCGGAAGCGGAAAAACCGAAAGTGTGGTTTATGGTTTTTTAAAGCACTTCCAGAAAGAGGAATTTTGCGGAATCATTCACGATTACAAGGATTTTGAGCTGACCGAAATGGCATATCCGCTTTTCAAGGATAGCGATATCCCGTTTAAGGTCGTTTCCTTTGATAATATCATACACAGGGTAAATCCTATTGCACCACAGTATTTAGAGAACGAGGAAAGCGTAAACGAAGTGTCTAGGGTGATGATTGAAAACCTTTTGGAACAAAGGGAATCGGGAACAACCGGCACAACAAAATTCTTTAACGATGCTGCTGAAGGTTTGATAGGCGGTTTGATTTGGAAACTGAAAATCGACTACCCTAAATACTGTACCCTTCCACATCTAATAGCTATTTATCAACTATTGGACACAGACAGTCTTATACAGTTTTTGGAAACCAATACCACATCGAGGGCAATGGCAGATGCTTTTATTAGTGGAAAGGATTCCGATAGGCAGACAGCTGGCGTTAAAAGCACCTTGGCCAATGCACTAAAACGTATTAGTACACAACGTATTTTTATGGCATTGTCCGCAGACGAAATACCACTGAATATTAATAGCAAAGATAATCCTGCCATCATTGCCGTAGTAAACAATCCGAAATATGAAACATCGTATTCGCCTGTGATTGCCACCATTATTCACACCATTACCAAACAAATGAGCGTGCGAAATTCTAATTCGTCGTTCTTGCTAATGGAAGAAGCGCCTACTATCCGATTATTGAATATGCATCGCATTCCTGCAACGTTGAGAAGCTATGATATTGCTACCATCTATGTGATGCAAGACAAAATTCAGAACGATATGATGTACGGGGATAAGGCGAGTAAAGCAATATTGAGTAATCTTTCTTACCAGTTTTTCGGTAAGGTAAACGACCCAGATACCGCTAAATATTACGAACGCTTTTTTGAAATCATCAAAGACTCAACGAAGAGTATTAGTCGTGGGCATAACCTTGATTTTGATACACGCATTACCACAGGTGAAAAGGAAATCCCAAAAATTAGAGCAGATGTGTTCTTTAGATTAAAGCAAGGGGAGTTTATTACCTATGCTGATGGAAAGGATAAGAAAGTTCAGTTCAAATTGGCGAACATTCAACGAGAACTACCGAGAGCATCAAAACCATTTTCTCAGGCTGATTTAGAGGCAAATTTTGAGAGAGTTTATGAGGAGGCGAGGTCGATTTTTAAATAATTTGAAGGTGGTGTAACGGGTAGTGTAATTGGTGGTGTAATTAGTTGTTGAAACCGAAGCACATATGATATTTCCAAAGGATGTCTTTGATTAAAAACACTAGACAGAATTACTAAAATTTCTATCAATGTTGTATATTATCAACAATAATATTAAATTTGTGGTAAATATGCAACAAAATGAATTCTAAGAAAGCAGTTCTTTTACCGAAATACCAGAAAATTTTTGAGCATTTGGGCGAGAATATAAAGCTTGCACGAAAGCGAAGAAAGCTCACGGCTGAACAAGTTTCAGAACGTGCGGGTATTAACCGGACTACATTGTACCGAATAGAAAAGGGCGACCCTGCTGTTGCTATAGGCTCTTATTTTAATGTTTTCAGAGTGTTGAATCTAGAAGACGATTTTAAAAGATTAGCAGTAGATGATGAATTCGGTAGAAAATTACAAGACCTTGATTTATTATAAAAAAGATGGCTGGAGGAAAATTTGACATATACGTATTTGCCGATTGGGCAGCTTTAGAGGAACCAACCTTGGTAGGTGTACTTTCCGCTCACTTTGCTAAAGGGAAAAAGGCATTCAGTTTTGAGTATAATAAAGATTGGTTAAAGACTGATGCACAACGATTGCTAGACCCAGATATAGAATTTTATTCAGGTCCACAATATCCTACTAACAAAGAGAACTTCGGAATCTTTTTAGATAGTATGCCAGACACTTGGGGTAAGACTTTAATGAAACGTAGGGCTGCCCAAGATGCTCGTGCAAACAATGAAAAGGCAAGTACACTCTATGAAATAGATTATTTGCTTGGGGTTTATGATGAAAGCAGAATGGGTGCTTTGCGCTTTAAGACAGACTTAGAAGGTCCGTTTTTGGATAACGATGCCCAGACACCAACACCACCTTGGTCATCCTTGGGCGATTTACAGGAAGCCGCCAAACAGTTGGAAAGTGATGCTCAAGATGAAGCGATAAGAAAATGGATTGCCGTCTTGATTGCCCCAGGTTCCTCGTTGGGTGGTGCAAGGCCAAAGGCCAATGTTTTTGATACCCAAAAAAATTTATGGATAGCCAAATTTCCATCCAAAACAGATACCGTTGATAAAGCGCTGTGGGAATTCTTGGCATATCGATTGGCCACAACCGCAGGAATAGATATGGCAGAATCCAAGGTAGAAAGGATTAGCGGCCAGTATCATACTTTTTTGACCAAACGGTTTGACAGGGAAGACAACAAGCGGATTCATTTTGCCTCTGTAATGACAATGACCGGCAATACTGAAGATACCATTAAAGATGCTGTACCCAGCTATCTTGAGATTGTGGAATTTATCGAGAACTATGGGGTTGATGTGGAAACCAACTTGCACCAGCTATGGCGACGCATCGTGTTCAATATTGCCATCTCAAATACGGATGACCATTTACGTAACCACGGCTTCATTCTAAAGGACAAAGGTTGGATACTATCACCCGCCTATGACATAAATCCATCCATAGAAAAAGATGGCCTGTCCCTAAATATCGATATGGACAATAATGCCTTGGACTTTGATTTGGCGAAAAGCGTTGGCGAATATTTCCGGTTAAGCGAAGAAGAAATGCAGACTATTTTAGATGAAGTGCTTTTGGCAATAAAGAACTGGAAAGCCGTCGCAAAAGAAATCGGGATTAAGAATGCGGAAATAGAATTAATGGCTGGGGCGTTTAAATTTTAAAGTTATGACTACACCATCCGAAGAACTTAAGAGCTTATTTTCAGAAGCAATGGCAAGAAGTGAATTCGACGTTGTTCTGACAATTCTAAATTACAGGGGTATAAGTTCAGCAAACTTGAACTCAAATCTTATGGAATGGTTTGATGCTATTCCATTTTATTACAAACTATTCAATGAGTTGGAAGAAAAGGAAAAAGCTAGAATGGGTTTGCAACTTTATTCAACCTTTTTTGAGAACAGCGATTTTTACAATATTCTTGGCAGTCTTTGTAGAATCAAACTTGGGTACAAAGGTTCCTCATATTTGTTTTGGAAAACAAAAAAGTATGAGAGGCTGTTAGGTATCGGTGAAAAGCAAGAGTTTTTATTAGAGCTTTTGGCCGACGCAGAAAAAACTATTCTAATTGATTTCTACGAAAAGAACCACTTTAAAGAGATTAGAAATACTTTTTTTCATTCTGCTTATTCGATCGAAGATGGGGACTATGTAATGCACGACTCTGAACCAATGAATATTGAAGGTGTACTAAAAAAATCCTTTGATATCGAGGAATTCTTTTACCCAAAACTTGAAGAAGTATTCAACCTATTTCAGACGTTCAAGGATACTTATTGGGAAATATTCAACTCGTACCAAAAGGATAAAATGGTTGATGGTTCTTTTCCCAACCCTTGCGAGGTCACAATACTTGGTTCTTCAGAAGGGCTAAAGGGGTTCAGAATCAAAAATGCGGTCAATTTTTATGGAAAATGGCACGATTCGGGAATATGGTATGATGAAAAATATAAGTTTTGGGCTGGTCATAATATCAATATGTATTTTGACCGTATCGAGGATATTGAAATCGATGAACAACTTCAGCG from the Polaribacter cellanae genome contains:
- a CDS encoding DUF932 domain-containing protein; the protein is MYLQNLQQDEIFIPSEMKSLKSLTQMESRRGLENAIISNGKIVNVVSNSYGHIPNQLFFKKAEEMLTDAQLNFHKRTINKNDRSFITDFIIDDKSQFTVKNDKDLILPMLRFKNSYDGSEKTSGHFGFYREVCSNGLHVSQAEIEFSIKHSKNNTHLIMPRLNNLFDKFLDNEFYTITKKFDKMKEFKIIDTQEFVKAVLDKTKLFRYECSDKNSDPSKKSREVIKILNYEALLLNEEPNLWLGYNAFNSILHNVLKKSFGQQERLDKKLFDEVYAMA
- a CDS encoding metalloregulator ArsR/SmtB family transcription factor produces the protein MRRDIFQAISDPTRRAILVLLTSQTMTAGAIAENFDVARPTISKHIQILNECDLVKANQQGREIYYELKIDKMKEIDKWLEQFRKIWENRFGQLDNLLSTLKNKKNEK
- a CDS encoding SRPBCC domain-containing protein, encoding MKNEIKVSTTIQADVKKVWDYYTNPKHIVNWNFADPSWHCPKASNDLKVGGEYKARMEAKDGSFGFDFEAIYTKVAEGKEFTYEFGGRTANVKFHNRNDQTEIVVLFEPEKDNPVEMQKGGWQAILNNFKTYTENN
- a CDS encoding SRPBCC family protein, with amino-acid sequence MKNNLLFDFTVDKKTSTVFVNREFNADQPMVWDAFTKQEILDQWWAPQPWKSKTKYMNFEEGGRRFYAMVGPEGEEHWSIQDFTSISPKDNFQFKDAFADKDENINEQMPSSKWNLDFSETEGVTTVKISIKHEKLEDLEMHIQMGFKEGFTATLNHLAKLLSTFKN
- a CDS encoding DoxX family protein is translated as MSTWIFAPEYMTIGTKALGYPDYFAYALAIAKVLGVIAIGYPKTPEKLKEWAYSGLAFTLIFAFISHACVDKNIGYMIMPLAFLGILALSYHYKNKIQTIN
- a CDS encoding VOC family protein, which translates into the protein MAKQIFINLAVKDVNKSMDFYTALGFTNNPQFSDDTTKCMVWSDTIFVMLMAHEKFSTFATKPIADTKANIAGLYSLSTDSVDEMNEILENGLRAGGNEPNELRDYGFMQQRTIEDLDGHTWEMFYMDMSKMPTE
- a CDS encoding single-stranded DNA-binding protein, coding for MSTIRNHVQLIGNVGQEPTITNLESGKKVARFSLATNEYYKDSKGEKQTDTNWHTVVAWGKTAEIVEKFVEKGKEVGITGKLKTRTYTTDDGNQRYVTEVVADEILLLGGKGDK
- a CDS encoding DUF6876 family protein, which gives rise to MKAQVNEIKENLQTFGGTNFFYQIPLLKTRFTDGLKYLSEVAECFWLITDTSIIAKSLMSRSEFVTIDFKRLSEEKQDFTGYEAEIIYTDGNDNILEKHGYRTTDFPLDELRLFFVNDTLMLPSEY
- a CDS encoding BfmA/BtgA family mobilization protein, whose protein sequence is MDSFTGIRFKKETAKRFQTFSRTYFKSHTEAMSTMLDFFFYNEISPKEKLGPTGRTIEAKLLKRINAVIAIMRDVEKTQTKPTVAMIQSLFETEEPTKKPLIVEKKYAEEKKEVRFHEKQNTSNQL
- the mobB gene encoding MobB family relaxase; translation: MYITITPQKLGSNYSQSSADFVGYLEKENQGLEQQNMEHFFNQYGDEISAEEVVKEIDGNTAKLKKKEPKFYSITVSPSKYELRKLQNNSQDLKTYTRELMKDYVASFNREINGRPITIKDIKYFAKIEHQRTFKGTDFQIKENQPFATKILQLKTDIRNIQEGRAEGNIKKMKKEITRLESQAPHQQNGKRIVQGMRKDGNQSHIHIIVSRKDASNSVSLSPGSKHKASEVEMHGKNVKRGFDRDKFFAKSEKTFDKTFGYKRNFAETYKARKDFVKNPKLYFAVLMKLPANEKALAFKMITKTGLPIVPSIPVSQAQIALRIFKRLRRGAEVAIKSSSIGI
- a CDS encoding type IV secretory system conjugative DNA transfer family protein gives rise to the protein MQIDNVITILLIIGLASTVFYAMFRVSKYAFLLNIIMLSFLVFYLSEGNELVSILLYLVCPLMLINTGLYIFLHKTENAQNGNTKYQVSFYTNKGNFKLDNIKRGASVIGSAGSGKTESVVYGFLKHFQKEEFCGIIHDYKDFELTEMAYPLFKDSDIPFKVVSFDNIIHRVNPIAPQYLENEESVNEVSRVMIENLLEQRESGTTGTTKFFNDAAEGLIGGLIWKLKIDYPKYCTLPHLIAIYQLLDTDSLIQFLETNTTSRAMADAFISGKDSDRQTAGVKSTLANALKRISTQRIFMALSADEIPLNINSKDNPAIIAVVNNPKYETSYSPVIATIIHTITKQMSVRNSNSSFLLMEEAPTIRLLNMHRIPATLRSYDIATIYVMQDKIQNDMMYGDKASKAILSNLSYQFFGKVNDPDTAKYYERFFEIIKDSTKSISRGHNLDFDTRITTGEKEIPKIRADVFFRLKQGEFITYADGKDKKVQFKLANIQRELPRASKPFSQADLEANFERVYEEARSIFK
- a CDS encoding helix-turn-helix domain-containing protein; amino-acid sequence: MNSKKAVLLPKYQKIFEHLGENIKLARKRRKLTAEQVSERAGINRTTLYRIEKGDPAVAIGSYFNVFRVLNLEDDFKRLAVDDEFGRKLQDLDLL
- a CDS encoding type II toxin-antitoxin system HipA family toxin, which codes for MAGGKFDIYVFADWAALEEPTLVGVLSAHFAKGKKAFSFEYNKDWLKTDAQRLLDPDIEFYSGPQYPTNKENFGIFLDSMPDTWGKTLMKRRAAQDARANNEKASTLYEIDYLLGVYDESRMGALRFKTDLEGPFLDNDAQTPTPPWSSLGDLQEAAKQLESDAQDEAIRKWIAVLIAPGSSLGGARPKANVFDTQKNLWIAKFPSKTDTVDKALWEFLAYRLATTAGIDMAESKVERISGQYHTFLTKRFDREDNKRIHFASVMTMTGNTEDTIKDAVPSYLEIVEFIENYGVDVETNLHQLWRRIVFNIAISNTDDHLRNHGFILKDKGWILSPAYDINPSIEKDGLSLNIDMDNNALDFDLAKSVGEYFRLSEEEMQTILDEVLLAIKNWKAVAKEIGIKNAEIELMAGAFKF